The genomic segment TTGAAGGATGCAACGGGGACACTCGATGTCGAGAATGAAGCGGGATCGGCAACGGCGAATGAGCTGCAGAATACAATCCTTGTGGCTCGGCATGTGTTTATTAGTGAAGTCATCTCAACCGACGACTGGCTTACGCGAATCGCATAAGTCAATCATCTCGATTCTCGGGGAACGTTCTGATCGCTCGGAACGTTCGATCAATAAGTTTCGGATTTCACTCTCCCGCTTGGAGGTTGTGCAGCTTAGCGTCCCCTATTCACACAGATTATAGTGATGGACACAAGTCACGCTGATGGATTCTGTAGTGGTGCTGCGGCTCGGGATAGCCCCGTCCGATGACAAAGACCGTGTCATTGACGGGACGAAGGCCGTAGACCCAGAGCATATTGCGAAGCACCGACTCCGGCGGAAGCAGGTCGGGGGCGATACGGGAAAGCCAGTAGGTATCGAAGAAGCTGCAAAGGCTGATGTCCTGAAGTCTCAAGGTAAAACGCGGTGGCTGGTCGCCTGGGGATGATCTGACAGGGTAGGAATTGCAACAAACCTTCTTGATGTCCCAGCAGAGATCATCGCATGGCTTCCCCTCCTTTGGATCGCGTGCTGCTTAGAGCATTTTTTATTTGCTGTGCGATATAATCTGAGTTGCGAAAACAGTTCAGGCAATTGGCTGGCGTAACTGCTTTGATGGCTTTGCCAATCGCGTTGTATCGTTTGCGTTCGGTTCGGGCCGCTAGTCGGCGTAGAGGATCCACTTCTCGCCCCTTGCCATGCACATGCTCAGCGAGTGAGGTATGTTGTAGTCCATGCTTCCGCCCGAACCCTTTATGCAGGCCACATCGAATGCCCGATACAAAGACGACATCTGATCGACGGAACTTTCTGAAAAAGACGACGTTCGCCACGGGACTTGGCGTACTCGTCGCTAGCGCCCACAGCGAGTCGGCAGTTGCGAAACCAACCTCCAAAGCCAACCGGCTACCGCGTGAAGTCTGGATCGCTAGCGTCTCCCAAGACAATCTGGAGGCCAAAGACTCTCCATCAATGATCCGCAAGGTGCTCGGGCGAATGGAAGAGGTGGCTTCTTTCGAGCCCGACATCGTCTGCTTGCCAGAGACATTTGCCACGGCAAACCTGACGGGCGCCAAGCCACCGCTCGAGGAGCGGGCGGAGGAACCGATCGGCGACCTATCGCGTCCATTCGCCGAGTTCGCTTCGGAACACAACTGCTACGTTGTCTGTCCGATCATCACGAAACAAGACGGGCGTTTCTACAATTCAGCCGTGTTCATTGATCGGCAGGGCGAGCTGCTCGGTGAGTATCACAAGATCCATCCGACCACTGAAGAAATGAAGGCCGGCATCTCACCGGGCCCGCTTGATCCGCCCGTCTTCAAAACTGATTTCGGAATCGTCGGCGCACAAATCTGTTTCGACATCGAATGGATCGACAGCTGGCGGAAACTGCAAGAGTCCAAAGCAGAAATCGTGTTCTGGCCGTCGGCGTTTGCCGGTGGTGCGATGGTCAACGCCAAGGCATGGCAACACAAATATTGTGTGGTGTCGAGTACTCGAAAAGACACATCCAAAATCTGTGACATTACTGGCGAGGCGGTGGCGAAGACGAGTCGCTGGAACCACTGGATTTGTGCGCCGGTGAATCTGGAGAAGGCCTTTCTACACACATGGCCTTACGTCCAACGATTTGATGAGATCCAATCCAAGTATGGTCGCAACGTGCGAATTCGCAACTTTGCTGAGGAAGAGTGGACGATCATCGAAAGCCGCTCGCCGGATGTAAAGATCGCTGACGTGA from the Novipirellula artificiosorum genome contains:
- a CDS encoding carbon-nitrogen hydrolase family protein, whose protein sequence is MPDTKTTSDRRNFLKKTTFATGLGVLVASAHSESAVAKPTSKANRLPREVWIASVSQDNLEAKDSPSMIRKVLGRMEEVASFEPDIVCLPETFATANLTGAKPPLEERAEEPIGDLSRPFAEFASEHNCYVVCPIITKQDGRFYNSAVFIDRQGELLGEYHKIHPTTEEMKAGISPGPLDPPVFKTDFGIVGAQICFDIEWIDSWRKLQESKAEIVFWPSAFAGGAMVNAKAWQHKYCVVSSTRKDTSKICDITGEAVAKTSRWNHWICAPVNLEKAFLHTWPYVQRFDEIQSKYGRNVRIRNFAEEEWTIIESRSPDVKIADVMKEFELKTLDEHTKLADAEQCECR